In Acinonyx jubatus isolate Ajub_Pintada_27869175 chromosome A3, VMU_Ajub_asm_v1.0, whole genome shotgun sequence, a genomic segment contains:
- the VPS16 gene encoding vacuolar protein sorting-associated protein 16 homolog produces the protein MDCYTANWNPLGDSAFYRKYELYSMDWDLKEELRDCLVAAAPYGGPIALLRNPWRKEKAASVRPVLEIYSASGLPLASLLWKSGPVVSLGWSAEEELLCVQEDGGVLVYGLHGDFRRHFSMGNEVLQNRVLDARIFHTEFGSGVAILTGAHRFTLSANVSDLKLRRMPEVPGLQGAPTCWTALCQDRVAHILLAVGPDLYLLDQSACSAVTPFGLAPGVSSFLQMAVSFTYRHLALFTDTGYIWMGTASLKEKLCEFNCNIRAPPKQMVWCSRPRSKERAVVVAWERRLMVVGDAPESIQFVLDEDSYLVPELDGVRIFSRSTHEFLHEVPVASEEIFKIASMAPGALLLEAQKEYEKESQKADEYLREIQELGQLTQAVQQCIEAAGHEHRPDMQKSLLRAASFGKCFLDRFPPDSFVRMCQDLRVLNAIRDYHIGIPLTYSQYKQLTIQVLLDRLVLRRLYPLAIQICEYLRLPEVQGVSRILAHWACYKVQQKDVSDEDVARAINQKLGDTPGVSYSDIAARAYGCGRTELAIKLLEYEPRSGEQVPLLLKMKRSKLALSKAIESGDTDLVFTVLLHLKNELNRGDFFMTLRNQPMALSLYRQFCKHQELETLKDLYNQDDNHQELGSFHIRASYAAEERIEGRVAALQTAADAFYKAKNEFAAKATEDQMRLLRLQRRLEDELGGRFLDLSLHDTVTTLILGGHNKRAEQLARDFRIPDKRLWWLKLTALADLEDWEELEKFSKSKKSPIGYLPFVEICMKQHNKYEAKKYASRVGPEQKVKALLLVGDVAQAADVAIEHRNEAELSLVLSHCTGATDGATADKIQRARAQAQKK, from the exons GAAATATGAGCTGTACAGCATGGACTGGGACCTGAAGGAGGAACTCAGGGATTGCCTGGTAGCTGCTGCACCCTACGGGGGCCCCATTG CACTGTTGAGGAACCCGTGGCGGAAGGAGAAGGCTGCCAGCGTACGGCCAGTGCTTGAGATCTATTCTGCTTCCGGCCTGCCTCTGGCCAGTCTGCTG tGGAAGAGTGGGCCCGTGGTGTCCCTAGGCTGGTCAGCTGAAGAGGAGCTGCTCTGCGTGCAGGAGGATGGTGGAGTGCTGGTGTATGGGCTTCACGGTGACTTCCGGAGACACTTCAGCATGGGCAAT GAGGTGCTCCAGAACCGGGTTCTGGACGCCCGGATCTTCCATACTGAGTTTGGTTCAGGCGTGGCCATCCTCACCGGGGCCCACCGCTTTACTCTCAGTGCCAATGTCAGTGACCTCAAACTCCGCCGGATGCCAGAGGTGCCAG GTCTGCAGGGTGCACCTACGTGCTGGACCGCCCTCTGCCAGGACCGAGTTGCACACATTCTTCTGGCTGTGGGGCCTGATCTTTACCTCCTGGACCAGTCCGCCTGCTCCGCAGTG ACACCTTTTGGCCTGGCGCCAGGAGTGAGCAGCTTCCTGCAGATGGCCGTCTCCTTTACCTACCGACACCTGGCACTCTTCACGGACACAGGCTACATCTGGATGGGGACAGCATCACTCAAG GAGAAGCTGTGTGAGTTCAACTGTAACATCCGGGCCCCCCCGAAGCAGATGGTCTG GTGCAGCCGCCCTCGCAGCAAAGAGAGGGCCGTTGTGGTGGCCTGGGAGAGGCGGCTAATGGTGGTGGGTGATGCGCCCGAGAGCATCCA GTTTGTGCTGGACGAAGACTCCTATTTGGTTCCTGAGCTGGATGGGGTCCGCATCTTCTCTCGTAGCACCCACGAGTTCCTACATGAGGTTCCAG TGGCCAGCGAGGAGATCTTCAAAATTGCCTCGATGGCCCCTGGAGCGCTGTTGTTGGAGGCCCAGAAAGAGTATGAG aaagaGAGCCAGAAGGCAGATGAGTACCTACGGGAGATCCAGGAGCTGGGGCAGCTGACCCAGGCCGTGCAGCAGTGCATCGAGGCCGCGGGACATGAGCACCGGCCAGACATGCAGAAGAGCCTGCTCAGG GCGGCCTCCTTTGGGAAGTGTTTCCTCGACAGATTTCCACCTGACAGCTTCGTGCGCATGTGTCAGGACCTGCGTGTGCTCAATGCCATTCGGGATTATCACATCGGGATCCCCCTCACTTATAGCCA ATATAAGCAGCTCACCATCCAGGTGCTGCTGGACAG GCTTGTGTTGCGGAGGCTTTACCCCCTGGCGATCCAGATTTGTGAGTACCTGCGCCTTCCTGAAGTGCAGGGCGTCAGCAGGATCCTGGCCCACTGGGCCTGCTACAAG GTGCAACAGAAGGACGTGTCTGACGAGGATGTTGCTCGGGCCATTAACCAGAAGCTGGGGGATACGCCTGGTGTCTCTTACTCTGACATTGCTGCGCGGGCCTATGGCTGTGGCCGCACAGAGCTGGCCATCAAG ctgCTGGAGTATGAGCCACGCTCTGGGGAGCAGGTACCCCTTCTCCTAAAGATGAAGAGGAGCAAACTGGCGCTGAGCAAGGCCATTGAGAGTGGGGACACTGATCTGG TGTTCACGGTGTTGCTGCACCTGAAGAATGAGCTAAATCGAGGAGATTTTTTCATGACTCTTCGGAACCAGCCCATGGCCCTGAGTTTGTACCGACAG TTCTGTAAACATCAGGAGCTAGAGACGCTGAAGGACCTCTACAATCAGGATGACAACCACCAGGAGCTGGGCAGCTTCCACATCCGAGCCAGCTATGCTGCAGAGGAG CGTATCGAGGGGCGGGTTGCAGCTTTGCAGACAGCAGCTGACGCCTTCTACAAAGCCAAGAACGAGTTCGCAGCCAAG GCCACAGAGGATCAAATGAGGCTCCTACGGCTGCAGCGACGCCTAGAAGATGAGTTGGGGGGCCGGTTCCTGGACTTGTCTCTACACGACACGGTCACTACCCTCATCCTTGGAGGCCACAACAAGCGCGCAGAGCAGCTGGCACGTGACTTCCGCATTCCTGACAAGAG GCTCTGGTGGCTGAAGCTGACTGCCCTGGCCGATCTGGAAGACTGGGAGGAGCTAGAGAAGTTTTCAAAGAGCAAGAAATCACCCATTGGCTACCTG CCCTTTGTTGAGATCTGCATGAAGCAACACAACAAATATGAGGCCAAGAAGTATGCCTCCCGTGTGGGTCCGGAGCAGAAGGTCAAGGCCTTGCTTCTCGTTGG GGATGTGGCTCAGGCCGCAGATGTGGCCATCGAGCACAGGAATGAAGCAGAGCTGAGCCTTGTATTATCCCACTGCACTGGAGCCACAGATGGGGCCACGGCCGACAAAATTCAGCGGGCTAGGGCACAAGCCCAGAAGAAGTGA